The proteins below are encoded in one region of Neoasaia chiangmaiensis:
- a CDS encoding OmpA family protein: MRRAALTLFSGLGFSVSVHAIAQPVRGLYVSGEGGASFNQDQEVRLSPVFPSGRDHYDAGVTGIGAVGWGLGNGFRVEIEGNYRNNRLQQFRSSSFPSSVGGRQQSYGAMANALFDLDIGKSWLYPYFGAGVGYGWQSMNTTVRAPNNYFTQYTGGTAGNFAYQGIFGLSFPVPWVVGLSFTSEYRFYSMLGPQGHGATAIGSIGGYDKPRPYGVASGNRDTRTDFNHSLLLGLRYEFNPVPPPPPPAPPVTAAPAPAAARTYLVFFDWDRAELSERARAIVATAAQSSTHTQVTRIEVNGYTDNSAAHPGRRGQEYNLKLSERRAAAVKSELIRDGVPGGTITTQGFGEAHPLVQTAADTREPQNRRVEIIIK; the protein is encoded by the coding sequence ATGCGACGCGCTGCGTTGACCCTTTTTTCGGGCCTCGGTTTCAGTGTATCCGTGCACGCGATCGCACAGCCGGTGCGTGGGTTGTATGTTTCCGGCGAAGGTGGCGCGAGCTTCAACCAGGATCAGGAAGTGCGCCTGTCTCCTGTGTTTCCCAGCGGACGAGATCACTACGACGCCGGTGTGACCGGCATCGGCGCAGTCGGCTGGGGCCTTGGTAACGGTTTTCGCGTGGAAATCGAAGGGAACTATCGCAACAACCGACTGCAACAGTTCAGAAGTTCGTCCTTCCCGTCTTCTGTCGGTGGGCGCCAGCAGAGCTATGGTGCGATGGCCAATGCCCTTTTCGATCTCGATATCGGCAAGAGCTGGCTCTATCCTTATTTCGGCGCTGGCGTCGGATATGGCTGGCAGAGCATGAACACGACGGTGCGGGCGCCGAACAACTATTTCACGCAGTACACGGGCGGAACGGCAGGTAATTTCGCCTATCAGGGCATTTTCGGCCTCTCATTCCCCGTGCCGTGGGTCGTCGGACTCTCCTTCACAAGCGAATATCGATTCTACAGCATGCTGGGCCCACAGGGTCATGGCGCTACCGCCATCGGAAGTATCGGTGGCTATGACAAACCCCGGCCCTACGGCGTCGCATCCGGCAACCGCGACACCCGGACAGATTTCAATCACTCGCTTCTGCTGGGGCTGCGTTACGAGTTCAACCCCGTGCCACCACCGCCACCGCCGGCGCCGCCTGTCACGGCCGCCCCGGCTCCTGCGGCAGCACGGACCTACCTGGTGTTTTTCGATTGGGATCGCGCCGAGCTTAGCGAGAGGGCGCGTGCTATCGTGGCCACGGCGGCGCAGTCGTCGACCCACACCCAGGTCACGCGCATCGAGGTCAATGGCTATACCGACAACAGTGCCGCCCATCCGGGTCGACGTGGTCAGGAATATAATCTGAAGCTGTCGGAACGACGGGCGGCAGCCGTCAAGTCGGAACTCATCCGGGACGGTGTGCCGGGTGGCACGATCACCACCCAAGGCTTTGGTGAGGCGCATCCTCTGGTGCAGACAGCAGCGGATACGCGTGAGCCGCAAAATCGGCGCGTAGAAATCATCATTAAATGA
- a CDS encoding DUF1491 family protein, whose amino-acid sequence MSARLKSGLWVRAILRRVAGEGRSAMVLHRGDEDAGDVVVVAIERSGTIVVLRETMSEPGWSRVPIDDQAALDTYLARQRRYDPDLWIIEVEVSSIDGPLEEFLGRRRDFF is encoded by the coding sequence ATGAGTGCGCGTTTGAAAAGCGGCCTGTGGGTGCGCGCAATCCTGCGGCGTGTTGCCGGCGAAGGCCGATCCGCGATGGTTCTCCATCGTGGCGATGAAGATGCCGGCGATGTCGTGGTCGTCGCGATTGAACGGAGCGGCACGATCGTGGTGCTGCGCGAAACAATGTCCGAACCAGGCTGGAGTCGCGTGCCAATCGACGATCAGGCTGCGTTGGACACATATCTCGCGCGACAGCGTCGTTATGATCCTGATCTGTGGATCATCGAGGTGGAGGTTTCATCAATCGATGGACCACTGGAAGAGTTTCTGGGACGGCGACGCGACTTTTTCTGA
- the topA gene encoding type I DNA topoisomerase gives MTDVVVVESPAKAKTINKYLGNGYTVLASFGHVRDLPPKDGSVRPDENFAMDWQTDERGAKQMATIAKALKGAKHLYLATDPDREGEAISWHVRAVLQDKNLLRGIEVQRVTFNEITKSAILAAMKKPRELDQPLIEAYLARRALDYLVGFTLSPVLWRKLPGSRSAGRVQSVALRLICEREAEIEVFKPREYWTVTGDFTTPGNSNFTARLTHFDGRKLDQFDLHDEAGAHAARDAVSRGQFTVRSVERRKVKRNPPPPFTTSTLQQEASRKLGMSAQTTMRAAQQLYEGVDIGGETVGLITYMRTDGVQMAGEAISGIRQHIGGSFGEQYVPEKPRLYSTKAKNAQEAHEAVRPTDVGREPRDIARHLSSEQQRLYELIWKRSVASQMQSAELDQVIVELADDSGKLVLRATGSIISFDGFLKLYIEGRDDAKGEDDEGRVLPKMQEGDRLKNLGALAEQHFTQPPPRYSEASLVKRMEEIGIGRPSTYASILSVLRDRNYVRLESRRFMPEDRGRLVTAFLTSFFERYVDTDFTANLEEQLDDISGGRADWHDVMAAFWRDFSFAVSQTKDLKISDVIDALDKDLGDHFFPLPEDGSDPRQCTACGTGRLGLRLGKFGAFIGCSNYPTCQFTRRLVAEDEGGAETLKDGLKVLGQDPETGQDITVRRGPYGLYIQQGEADPENKKIKPKRTTIPKGIEGDKLTLDQARGLLSLPRLVGLHPETGEPIEAGLGRFGPYVKMGAIYGTLDADDDVLTVGLNRAVDSLAKKLASIRNLGPHLKDAEPVMVRKGRFGPYLQHGQVIANLPKGQDMNDVTLQEAVALLAEKGKALKPKGKTTRKAAPKSAKNAEGPAKAARAPKKTGAVAKTRTTTRKKASPESA, from the coding sequence ATGACGGACGTCGTAGTGGTCGAGAGCCCCGCAAAGGCCAAGACCATCAATAAGTATCTGGGCAACGGCTATACGGTCCTTGCGTCGTTCGGCCATGTCCGCGACCTGCCGCCCAAGGACGGCAGTGTGCGCCCGGACGAGAATTTCGCCATGGACTGGCAGACCGACGAGCGTGGTGCCAAGCAGATGGCCACGATCGCGAAGGCCCTGAAGGGGGCGAAACACCTCTATCTCGCGACTGACCCGGATCGCGAGGGAGAAGCCATTTCTTGGCATGTGCGCGCCGTCTTACAGGACAAGAATCTTCTACGCGGCATCGAGGTGCAGCGCGTTACGTTCAATGAGATCACAAAATCCGCCATTCTCGCGGCGATGAAAAAGCCGCGCGAGCTCGATCAACCGTTGATCGAGGCGTATCTGGCCCGTCGCGCGCTGGACTATCTCGTTGGCTTCACGCTCTCGCCCGTCTTGTGGCGCAAGCTGCCGGGCAGCCGGAGCGCCGGTCGGGTGCAGTCAGTCGCCCTGCGCCTGATCTGCGAGCGCGAGGCGGAAATCGAGGTTTTCAAGCCTCGCGAATACTGGACCGTCACAGGCGATTTCACGACACCGGGCAACAGCAATTTCACGGCTCGGCTCACCCACTTTGACGGCCGCAAGCTCGACCAGTTCGATCTGCATGACGAAGCGGGAGCACACGCTGCCCGGGACGCTGTCTCCCGTGGGCAGTTCACCGTTCGCTCCGTCGAACGGCGAAAAGTCAAACGCAATCCGCCGCCGCCCTTCACCACCTCGACGCTGCAACAGGAAGCCTCACGTAAGCTCGGCATGAGCGCCCAGACGACGATGCGCGCCGCGCAGCAGCTTTATGAGGGTGTGGATATCGGCGGCGAAACGGTCGGCCTGATAACGTATATGCGAACGGACGGCGTGCAGATGGCGGGTGAAGCCATCAGTGGGATCCGGCAGCATATCGGCGGATCTTTTGGTGAGCAGTATGTCCCGGAAAAGCCCCGCCTCTATTCCACCAAGGCGAAGAACGCCCAGGAAGCGCATGAGGCCGTCCGCCCGACCGATGTGGGACGTGAACCGCGCGACATCGCACGCCATCTGTCCAGCGAGCAGCAGCGTCTTTACGAACTCATCTGGAAACGATCGGTCGCGTCGCAGATGCAGTCGGCTGAACTGGACCAGGTCATCGTCGAACTGGCTGACGACAGCGGCAAACTCGTCCTACGTGCCACGGGTTCGATTATCTCGTTCGACGGCTTCCTCAAGCTCTACATCGAAGGCCGCGACGATGCGAAAGGCGAGGACGACGAGGGCCGTGTCCTGCCGAAGATGCAGGAAGGCGATCGCCTGAAGAATTTAGGCGCCCTGGCTGAACAGCATTTTACCCAGCCGCCGCCCCGCTATTCGGAGGCCAGTCTTGTCAAGCGGATGGAAGAGATCGGCATTGGCCGTCCCTCCACATATGCGTCGATCCTTAGCGTGCTTCGCGACCGGAATTACGTGCGGCTGGAAAGCCGACGCTTCATGCCGGAAGATCGCGGTCGCCTGGTCACGGCATTCCTGACATCTTTCTTCGAGCGTTACGTCGACACGGATTTCACGGCCAACCTCGAAGAGCAGCTGGACGATATTTCCGGCGGCCGTGCCGACTGGCATGACGTCATGGCGGCGTTCTGGCGTGACTTCTCGTTTGCTGTCAGCCAGACGAAAGACCTCAAGATCTCCGATGTGATCGACGCATTGGACAAGGATCTGGGCGACCACTTTTTTCCCCTCCCGGAAGATGGCAGCGATCCGCGTCAGTGCACGGCCTGCGGTACCGGGCGTCTTGGGCTCCGGCTCGGTAAATTCGGCGCCTTCATCGGCTGCTCAAATTATCCAACATGCCAGTTCACGCGGCGGTTGGTTGCCGAGGATGAAGGTGGCGCGGAAACATTGAAGGATGGGCTGAAGGTCCTTGGTCAGGATCCCGAAACCGGACAGGACATCACCGTTCGTCGTGGACCCTATGGACTCTATATCCAGCAAGGCGAAGCAGACCCCGAGAACAAGAAGATCAAGCCGAAACGCACGACCATTCCCAAGGGCATCGAGGGTGACAAGCTTACCCTCGATCAAGCGCGCGGACTCCTTTCCCTTCCACGACTTGTCGGACTTCATCCGGAGACGGGCGAACCGATCGAAGCCGGGCTGGGGCGATTTGGTCCCTACGTCAAGATGGGCGCGATCTACGGCACACTGGATGCTGATGATGACGTGCTGACCGTCGGCCTCAATCGCGCAGTGGACAGCCTGGCAAAAAAACTCGCGTCGATTCGCAATCTCGGCCCACACCTCAAGGATGCCGAGCCGGTCATGGTCCGAAAGGGTCGGTTCGGTCCTTATTTGCAGCATGGCCAGGTCATCGCCAATCTGCCCAAGGGTCAGGACATGAATGATGTGACACTTCAGGAGGCGGTGGCCCTTCTTGCCGAAAAGGGCAAGGCTCTGAAGCCAAAAGGCAAGACGACCCGAAAAGCGGCGCCGAAATCCGCCAAGAATGCCGAGGGGCCAGCGAAAGCAGCGCGCGCGCCAAAGAAAACCGGCGCGGTTGCCAAAACACGGACAACGACCCGAAAGAAGGCAAGCCCGGAAAGCGCGTGA
- a CDS encoding Rrf2 family transcriptional regulator — protein MYLRRDRAMVAVIIMVDVAFHAGRSGLVSGADIAERAGLARRGIEPLLQALSRSGLLESVRGPRGGYRLGRPQRDIALDEIVRAVATDDATAGDGPSGALFDRVIEPCWRMLDNGICEQLKALNLEEMVRRAEAAGLRRPVHEPISFSI, from the coding sequence ATGTATCTTCGCCGTGATCGGGCCATGGTCGCCGTTATCATCATGGTTGACGTCGCGTTTCACGCCGGCCGATCCGGGCTGGTAAGTGGTGCGGATATTGCAGAGCGCGCCGGGCTGGCGCGCCGGGGGATCGAACCCCTGCTCCAGGCATTATCGCGCTCCGGATTGCTTGAAAGTGTTCGTGGGCCGCGCGGTGGATATCGCCTTGGCCGACCGCAGAGGGATATCGCGCTGGATGAAATCGTTCGTGCTGTGGCGACCGATGATGCCACTGCGGGTGATGGACCAAGCGGCGCCTTGTTCGACCGCGTTATCGAGCCCTGCTGGCGCATGCTCGACAACGGCATCTGCGAGCAGCTGAAGGCACTGAATCTGGAGGAGATGGTGCGTCGAGCAGAAGCCGCCGGATTGCGACGTCCCGTTCACGAGCCCATTTCGTTCTCAATCTGA
- the dprA gene encoding DNA-processing protein DprA: MTLSAAERTDLIRLARVDGVGPITFRRLLEVHGRAEIALAALPARMRDAGRHVVPKIPTRCEIEDDIARTLALGGRIIIKGERDYPAQLVHVPDAPPVLSIMGNASLLSHRAVGIVGARNASAAGIRMAEVIATELAAENICVISGLARGIDAAAHQAALYRGLTVAAIAGGLDQVYPPEHVDLQKEIAEKGCIVTEAPLGTIPQSRHFPRRNRLIAGMSLGCVIVEAALRSGTLITARLAAQYGREVFAVPGSPLDPRSRGGNNLLREGAWVTESVADILPHLPRVVPDPVDRELAGFAESPETWRTPDGVSGSVVAKVRSLLSMTPMPVDDVARRCQFSVSAVLAALSELELGGSATFLPGGCVVLLPEERR; the protein is encoded by the coding sequence ATGACGCTCTCTGCTGCCGAACGCACCGATCTCATCCGCCTTGCGCGCGTCGACGGCGTGGGCCCGATAACGTTCCGTCGGCTGCTGGAGGTTCATGGTCGGGCGGAAATTGCGCTCGCAGCGTTGCCAGCACGCATGCGCGACGCCGGTCGGCACGTTGTTCCTAAGATACCGACACGCTGTGAGATCGAGGACGACATTGCGCGCACGCTGGCGCTGGGCGGACGCATAATCATCAAGGGTGAGCGGGACTATCCTGCTCAGCTCGTTCACGTTCCCGATGCGCCGCCTGTTCTATCGATCATGGGCAATGCATCCCTGCTCTCACATCGCGCAGTCGGAATCGTGGGGGCTCGCAACGCTTCTGCCGCCGGGATTCGTATGGCTGAGGTAATCGCCACCGAACTCGCTGCAGAAAATATCTGTGTGATATCCGGCCTTGCGCGCGGAATCGATGCGGCTGCGCATCAGGCGGCGCTTTATCGGGGCCTGACGGTTGCCGCGATCGCCGGAGGGCTCGATCAGGTCTATCCGCCGGAGCATGTCGATCTGCAAAAAGAGATCGCGGAAAAGGGATGCATCGTGACCGAAGCGCCCCTGGGGACCATTCCGCAGAGTCGTCACTTCCCCCGGCGCAACAGGCTGATTGCTGGTATGTCACTGGGTTGCGTGATCGTTGAAGCGGCGCTGCGGTCCGGCACGCTGATTACGGCGCGGCTGGCTGCCCAGTATGGCCGGGAGGTGTTCGCCGTTCCCGGTTCGCCGCTCGACCCGCGGTCGCGTGGCGGGAACAATCTGCTGCGTGAAGGCGCCTGGGTTACGGAAAGCGTCGCGGACATCCTGCCGCATCTTCCTCGGGTCGTTCCCGACCCTGTCGATCGTGAACTGGCGGGTTTCGCGGAGTCTCCCGAAACATGGCGCACACCGGACGGCGTCTCCGGCAGCGTGGTCGCAAAGGTGCGTTCCCTGCTCTCGATGACGCCCATGCCGGTTGACGATGTGGCCCGTCGCTGCCAGTTCTCGGTCTCGGCAGTGCTTGCCGCGCTATCGGAACTGGAATTAGGTGGGTCCGCGACCTTCCTGCCGGGCGGTTGCGTGGTGTTGTTGCCAGAGGAGCGCCGATAA
- a CDS encoding S41 family peptidase yields the protein MSHRSFPRSMAGYAARVLLLLGTLGAVAAAPVDPVATPETATSSPLNIGMLSNVLSSALNFLQPRTLESYSARDLCWWGLDGLTAIDPAIVIEEVPPPDPQTRKPPAIQLMSGQRVLRTFPRPGDTDTAGWIALVVSAMQEAWTQSTTIRAAGSTALLQSFFDELFNHLDPYSRYVGPAPAVQDRTARFGGAADVGVTLGRDDRGLFISAVNANGPAWTAGVNVGQRLLAVDSRSTRNQSPESVAHWLSGPSDSRVLLTLADPGRRRANLVLHRASVPPQTVFAYTHGHLVVLRVTSFSTETAEELSQYIDQSMQDTKLAGIILDLRGDRGGVLQQAVTATALVLDHGVAVVTNGRDQRANHIWAVQGGDMTKGVPIVVMVDGRTASAAEIMAAALADHRRAVVIGSATLGKGLVQAIGQMPDGGELFVTWSRVLAPLGWPLQGLGVIPQICTARGEADLQHSLRALRDGQVVDAPTVRASRAARYPLSVSRILDIRRNCPAAIGTDADLDAAQAILTTPGAYKTALSAIPDDLSAVP from the coding sequence ATGAGCCATCGGTCGTTCCCGCGCTCCATGGCCGGGTACGCAGCGCGTGTTCTGCTCCTGCTGGGGACCCTCGGGGCCGTTGCAGCAGCACCTGTCGATCCGGTCGCGACACCGGAAACGGCGACTTCGTCTCCTTTAAATATCGGCATGTTGAGTAACGTGCTTTCGAGCGCGCTCAATTTCCTGCAGCCACGGACCCTCGAAAGCTACAGTGCGCGGGATTTATGCTGGTGGGGGCTGGACGGTCTGACGGCCATCGATCCCGCGATCGTCATCGAAGAGGTCCCCCCGCCGGATCCGCAGACGCGCAAGCCTCCAGCAATTCAGCTGATGTCCGGACAGCGTGTTCTTCGCACCTTTCCGCGCCCTGGCGACACGGACACCGCGGGTTGGATCGCGCTCGTCGTCAGCGCCATGCAGGAAGCGTGGACTCAATCCACCACCATCCGCGCCGCGGGAAGCACGGCCCTGCTCCAGAGTTTTTTCGACGAACTTTTCAATCATCTCGATCCCTATTCGCGCTATGTCGGCCCTGCGCCCGCCGTGCAGGATCGAACGGCCCGCTTCGGGGGCGCGGCGGATGTCGGCGTCACACTGGGACGTGACGACCGTGGTCTTTTCATCTCTGCGGTCAATGCCAACGGGCCGGCATGGACGGCTGGCGTCAATGTCGGCCAGCGACTCCTTGCCGTCGATTCCCGAAGCACGCGCAATCAAAGCCCCGAGAGCGTCGCGCACTGGCTCTCCGGTCCGTCGGACAGCCGCGTGCTTCTGACACTAGCTGATCCTGGCCGTCGTCGTGCCAATCTTGTACTTCATCGGGCCTCAGTCCCACCGCAGACCGTCTTCGCCTATACGCACGGGCACCTCGTTGTCTTGCGTGTCACGTCTTTCTCGACGGAAACGGCCGAGGAGCTGAGCCAATATATCGATCAGTCGATGCAGGATACGAAACTGGCCGGTATCATCCTCGATTTGCGAGGCGATCGGGGTGGCGTTCTCCAACAGGCGGTGACGGCCACGGCTCTCGTTCTCGATCACGGCGTCGCCGTTGTGACGAACGGGCGGGATCAGCGCGCAAACCATATCTGGGCCGTGCAAGGTGGCGATATGACGAAAGGCGTGCCCATCGTGGTCATGGTGGATGGCCGAACAGCCAGCGCGGCGGAGATCATGGCAGCCGCCCTGGCCGATCACCGGCGGGCTGTCGTCATTGGCAGTGCCACACTCGGTAAAGGGCTGGTTCAGGCCATCGGACAAATGCCCGATGGTGGCGAACTGTTCGTCACATGGAGTCGCGTTCTCGCGCCGCTCGGCTGGCCCCTTCAGGGCCTGGGCGTCATTCCGCAAATCTGCACGGCCCGCGGCGAGGCGGACCTGCAGCATAGCCTCCGCGCTCTTCGGGACGGACAGGTTGTCGACGCGCCGACGGTGAGAGCGAGCCGCGCCGCACGTTATCCACTCTCCGTTTCGAGAATCCTCGACATTCGACGGAATTGTCCGGCGGCCATCGGAACTGATGCGGACCTCGATGCGGCGCAAGCGATTCTGACGACGCCCGGTGCCTATAAAACCGCACTCTCAGCTATTCCTGACGACCTGAGTGCCGTTCCATGA
- the plsY gene encoding glycerol-3-phosphate 1-O-acyltransferase PlsY, with translation MTWNWMPPSLPVVALGAYLMGSIPFGLLISRMGGAGDIRKIGSGNIGATNVLRTGRKGLAAATLLLDGLKGFLAVLLARTLCETGTMESMGLAAVMVVIGHCFPVWLGFRGGKGVATGLGVIWALCWPVGLACCLIWLAVAKFSHISSAGALAAFIAAPLLMPPLSEQPLHSPLPIATLLLTLLIVARHAGNIARLISGHESRIRIDAPPQGKMKI, from the coding sequence ATGACATGGAACTGGATGCCACCGAGCTTGCCGGTCGTCGCGCTGGGCGCATACCTGATGGGCAGCATACCGTTCGGCTTGCTAATCAGCCGCATGGGCGGTGCCGGGGATATTCGCAAGATCGGTTCGGGCAATATCGGCGCGACCAATGTCTTGCGGACCGGCCGTAAGGGCCTGGCGGCGGCAACACTCCTGCTGGACGGACTGAAAGGTTTCCTTGCCGTTCTTCTGGCGCGGACACTTTGCGAGACCGGCACGATGGAGAGCATGGGCCTTGCGGCGGTCATGGTCGTGATCGGCCATTGCTTCCCGGTATGGCTCGGGTTTCGTGGCGGAAAAGGCGTGGCAACGGGGCTGGGAGTAATCTGGGCGCTTTGCTGGCCGGTCGGACTGGCCTGTTGCCTGATCTGGCTGGCCGTTGCGAAATTCAGCCATATCTCGTCCGCCGGCGCGCTGGCCGCATTCATCGCGGCCCCACTCCTGATGCCGCCCTTGAGCGAGCAACCGTTACACTCGCCGCTGCCCATTGCCACGTTGCTGCTAACCCTGCTGATTGTCGCGCGCCATGCCGGAAATATTGCGCGACTTATCTCAGGGCACGAATCCCGCATCAGGATCGATGCACCGCCACAAGGCAAAATGAAGATCTGA